Part of the Candidatus Micrarchaeia archaeon genome is shown below.
TAGACATTTGATCAGATCTATCTTTAGAATATGCATAACGCGTTTTACAGAAAGAGGGAACATCAGAAAAAAAATTAGTATCTACAATCCGAGTATGTTTCAAAAATTTTGGTTGAATAAAACCATGAGAATCATAAGTTGTAATAAATTTAGATTCAATAAACATATTCAAAACTACCTCTAACCCATAACCTATTCTTTTAACTACCTCTGGTTTTTCATTTTTATCTATTACAATTCCAGTAATTAAATAAAACCAAGGTATGATTGATTTTTTTCGTCTAAAAATTTGTTTAAATAGTTGAAACCAAGAGATTTTCTTTTTATCATCTAAAATAGGTTCTAATGCCTTAATTCTTAAAGCTCTTTGGCCACTTAAATAAGTGATGCTCTCCTTTGTTGTTCCAATTGTCATATTTATGTTTTCATTATTTAATATTGGATTAATAAGCATATCAATTTGTTCTTCTGAAACCTTTAGTAAATCAGCATCCAACATTAAAATTATATCTGCGCCCATTTGATAAGATGCTTTTGCTGCGCAATAAAATGCAAATGCTTTTCCCATATTTTCAGGTAAAACAATATTAATAAAACCGGGATTTTCTAAATAAGCTTCTAATTTTCTCTGTGAACTATCTTTACTTCCATCATTAATTGCTATTATGCCATCTATTTTCCCTTCATTCAACATATCATTTAAAGGATTAAGTGTTTTATGTAAATTTTTAGCTTCATTATAAACTGGCACAATTGCCATTATTTTATGTGGCTTTTTGGCTGTTTTTTGAGATTTCATATTAAAAGATGTGTTTTTGGGTGTTTATAAATGTAATGTTTTATATAAAAAAAGTATAATTATTTAAATAAAATAATAAAAATTAAATAGAAAAATAAAAAAATAGAAAAATAAAAAATAAGAAAAATAAAAAAAGATTTGGCCTAGATTATTGAAAATCTTTCTTTTTTATGTTCTGTTGGTGCACCGGGACCACCTATTTTTTCTACTTTTTCTGTTTTTCTTGCTTGCACAAGTATCTCATTTGCATCTGGAGGTAAAAGTTCTCCTTGTGTTATTTTGCCTGCCTCAGCTCTTTGTACCATATACCCAACAATAATATCTACACATTTATCGGGTGAATTAATACCTAATTCGTCTTTTATATATTCTAATGCAAATGCGGCTTCGGCCCTTAAATATTCCTCCAAAGAAGGAGTATATATAATTGAAGTCAAAATTCCAACTCTGTCCTCAATCCCCGTATTTTCTTTTAAACCTTCAATTCCCTCAAGTAACGCTCCTTCAAATCCCTTTCTTAATTCTGGACTAAATCTTTCTTCATCTTGTATTTGGCGTGCAATTAGTATTAATTCTCCTTGATAAGCTAGGGTGCGAGCAGCCGTCAAATAAGCCCTGGTTTTAAGTTTTTTTTGTTCTGGCGTAGCTTCTGAAAAATGCTTAATAGACTCTATCTCTCCTCTTTTTGCTAAAGCCATCATTCCTTTTGCTTTTATTACATCATTTATTTCTGCAGATGCTAAAGAAATTGCAAAAATTTCTGGATACATACATATCGTACGTTTATTGTCGCAACAATCAAAAATGTTTCCTAATTCTTCTTCTGCTTTCTTAATTAGCTCTTCACTTCTTTTATTGGGGTCCTCTGTATTTATGTTTATTATCTCTAATATTTCTTCTGATTTTCCCATTCTTCCATATGCTTTAATATATATCTCGCTTAATCTCTCATTTAGTAAATTATTCTCTAATAGATAGGTTAAATATAAATCAACTGCCGTATCACTAACTATATTCATATCTAATATAAAATTAATTGCTATCTCTAAACTATCTTCAATTTTTTCTTTTAATTTTCCAATGCGAAATTCTTCTTTTCCCCATATCCCACATAAGATAGATAATTCTCCTTTTGATCCTAATTTTTCAATAAT
Proteins encoded:
- a CDS encoding glycosyltransferase, giving the protein MKSQKTAKKPHKIMAIVPVYNEAKNLHKTLNPLNDMLNEGKIDGIIAINDGSKDSSQRKLEAYLENPGFINIVLPENMGKAFAFYCAAKASYQMGADIILMLDADLLKVSEEQIDMLINPILNNENINMTIGTTKESITYLSGQRALRIKALEPILDDKKKISWFQLFKQIFRRKKSIIPWFYLITGIVIDKNEKPEVVKRIGYGLEVVLNMFIESKFITTYDSHGFIQPKFLKHTRIVDTNFFSDVPSFCKTRYAYSKDRSDQMSMEINGLICKLGRYYRVHTPESIEFR